In the genome of Saprospira sp. CCB-QB6, one region contains:
- a CDS encoding heme-binding domain-containing protein: MKKKWMKQGLLGFLALLLVAQFFQIQKENPTFDEQADLMAIHQPNEKQKALLEAACYDCHSYQTVYPWYTYVVPVGQWINNHIEHGRKHLNFSVWASYDAKKQAHKLEECIEEMEKGKMPLKSYTWTHGDAKLSAEDQAELLAYFKQIAK; this comes from the coding sequence ATGAAGAAGAAGTGGATGAAACAGGGCCTTTTAGGCTTTTTGGCCTTGCTCTTAGTGGCTCAATTTTTCCAAATCCAAAAGGAAAACCCTACATTTGATGAGCAAGCAGACCTGATGGCCATTCATCAGCCGAATGAAAAGCAGAAAGCTTTATTGGAGGCGGCCTGCTATGATTGTCATAGTTATCAGACCGTTTATCCGTGGTACACTTATGTAGTGCCTGTGGGGCAATGGATCAACAATCATATTGAGCATGGGCGCAAGCATTTGAACTTTTCGGTTTGGGCCAGTTATGATGCGAAGAAGCAGGCGCACAAATTGGAGGAATGTATAGAGGAGATGGAGAAGGGGAAAATGCCTTTAAAATCTTATACTTGGACCCATGGCGACGCCAAACTATCGGCAGAGGATCAGGCGGAATTGCTTGCTTATTTTAAGCAAATAGCCAAATAA
- a CDS encoding superoxide dismutase translates to MAFELPKLPYAYDALEPHIDARTMEIHHGKHHAGYTNNLNAAIKGTDLEGKKIEDILATVSAAGAAVRNNGGGFYNHSLFWSVMSPNGGGEPTGEVAEAIKAAFGDFETFKDKFAAAAKTRFGSGWAWLCVKEGGKLEVCSTPNQDNPLMDVDTAGCKGTPILGLDVWEHAYYLNYQNRRPDYVEAFFNVINWEEVNKRYAAAK, encoded by the coding sequence ATGGCTTTCGAATTGCCCAAATTGCCTTATGCGTATGACGCACTAGAACCACATATCGACGCCCGCACTATGGAAATCCACCACGGAAAACACCATGCTGGCTACACCAACAACTTGAACGCTGCTATCAAAGGCACTGATTTGGAAGGCAAGAAAATCGAGGACATCCTCGCTACTGTTTCTGCTGCTGGCGCTGCTGTTCGCAACAATGGCGGTGGATTCTACAACCACAGCCTTTTCTGGTCGGTTATGTCTCCCAACGGTGGTGGCGAGCCTACTGGCGAAGTGGCTGAGGCGATCAAAGCTGCTTTTGGCGACTTTGAAACATTCAAAGATAAGTTTGCTGCTGCGGCCAAAACTCGCTTTGGTTCTGGTTGGGCTTGGCTTTGCGTGAAAGAAGGAGGTAAACTAGAAGTTTGCTCTACGCCTAACCAAGACAATCCGCTTATGGATGTAGATACTGCAGGTTGCAAAGGTACGCCTATCCTCGGACTTGATGTTTGGGAGCACGCCTACTACCTCAATTACCAAAACCGCCGTCCTGACTATGTTGAAGCTTTCTTTAATGTAATCAACTGGGAGGAAGTGAACAAGCGTTACGCTGCCGCTAAATAA
- a CDS encoding LVIVD repeat-containing protein, whose product MYLKSFYYLGLLALVLGLGSCTKDHCKTTTTYIKYEPIYMAAEDYRKPIGLQDARPLKNPGKLYIYRNYLLINEQLEGIHVFDNSNPHAPAKIGFINIIGNIDMAIKGNTLYADNYTDLLTIDISNWQSIRLLDRELDVFPSYGQDASGRLLVAYHKEEVTGEVDCSELAGLAGGWGNPQQEDVAISPVMQGSSTGSNGSNARTATAVGLGGSMARFTITGDYLYTVSESDLRIFNISQLDDPQYLGLENIGWSTIETIFPHENNLFIGSNNGMYIYSLANPASPQLTGTFAHANACDPVYVKGNRAYVTLRSGGICDSYSNQLDVVDVSDLTNPHLIESHPMHNPHGLSLKNNLLYICEGDVGLKIFDATDDSRIGERLVAQDPSFFAYDVIASPFDDLALVIGRDGFYQYDISDPSQLQRISSILVEE is encoded by the coding sequence ATGTACTTGAAATCCTTTTATTATCTCGGATTATTGGCTCTTGTCTTGGGCCTAGGAAGTTGTACCAAAGATCATTGTAAAACAACAACGACCTATATAAAGTATGAGCCCATTTACATGGCTGCCGAAGATTATCGTAAGCCAATAGGACTGCAGGATGCCCGTCCTTTAAAAAATCCAGGTAAGCTCTATATCTACCGCAATTATTTGTTAATCAATGAGCAGCTAGAAGGGATTCACGTTTTTGATAATAGTAATCCGCATGCGCCTGCAAAAATTGGATTTATCAACATTATTGGAAATATTGATATGGCTATCAAGGGCAATACGCTCTATGCGGATAATTATACTGATTTGTTGACTATCGATATTTCTAACTGGCAAAGCATTCGGTTGTTAGATCGAGAGCTAGATGTTTTCCCTAGCTACGGACAAGATGCAAGCGGGCGACTACTAGTGGCTTACCATAAAGAGGAAGTTACAGGAGAAGTAGATTGTAGCGAATTGGCAGGTTTGGCTGGCGGTTGGGGCAATCCTCAGCAGGAAGATGTAGCGATTAGTCCCGTGATGCAGGGGAGCTCGACAGGAAGCAATGGCAGCAATGCACGTACTGCTACGGCCGTGGGACTAGGAGGCTCTATGGCTCGATTTACAATTACGGGAGATTATCTATATACAGTTAGTGAATCAGACCTGAGAATTTTTAATATTAGTCAATTAGATGATCCTCAATATTTAGGGCTAGAGAATATTGGTTGGTCTACCATCGAAACAATTTTCCCTCATGAGAACAACCTCTTTATTGGAAGTAATAATGGTATGTACATTTATAGTTTAGCTAATCCGGCTTCTCCTCAACTAACAGGTACTTTCGCACATGCTAATGCTTGCGACCCTGTTTATGTAAAAGGGAATCGGGCCTATGTGACTTTGCGTAGTGGTGGAATCTGTGATAGCTACAGTAACCAACTGGATGTAGTCGATGTTAGTGATTTGACTAACCCTCATCTAATTGAGAGTCATCCAATGCATAACCCTCATGGATTAAGCTTGAAAAACAACCTGCTTTACATTTGCGAGGGAGATGTTGGCCTCAAAATTTTTGATGCTACAGATGATAGTAGAATTGGAGAGCGTCTAGTAGCCCAAGATCCTAGCTTCTTTGCCTATGATGTTATTGCTTCTCCTTTTGATGACTTGGCATTGGTTATTGGTCGTGATGGCTTTTATCAATATGATATTAGCGATCCTAGCCAATTGCAGCGCATTAGCAGCATTTTGGTAGAAGAATAA
- a CDS encoding TonB-dependent receptor has product MKYPLILLFFLLQSACLWAQNYTISGQIQDENSGEDLISATVYAPQANAGAVTNVYGFYSLTLPAGQYEIRVNYTGYTEKRIQLDLQADTSINFSLSNTEGVTLDSAVVVTDVRGDANVNNTQMGTIDLPMEQIKKLPVLMGEVDILKTIQLLPGVLAAGEGNTGFYVRGGGVDQNLLLLDEAVVYNAGHLLGFFSVFNGDAIKNTTLIKGGMPANYGGRLSSVIDIQMKDGNKQKFGAEGGIGLVASRLTFEGPIVKNKGSFLVSGRRTYLFDLAQPFLKGSPFEGTNYYFYDLNLKANYRLSTRDRIYLSGYFGRDVLKLNNPDRDLEFGLNWGNATSTVRWNHLFGDKLFMNASFIFNDYDFSSSGRQDQFSFSVNSGIRDWGGKLSFDYYPNPKHHIKFGGDYTHHQFTPNIAEAVSGEEAFDIAPPIKYAQEAGIYILDDWKISNRLSLNAGLRFSIFQQLGPYTSSLDSTVYSRFEPVQTFYGPEPRISSKFSLTERSSIKAGINIGRQYVHLVANSATTLPTDLWVPSGELVQPQWGIQYALGYFQNFKENTYEFSVEAYYKDLRQQLDYAENYTPTVDQVVEEQFISGKGQAYGLELFLRKQKGDFTGWIAYTLARSTRDFEGILGNQYPSRFDRLHDLSIVGSYDYKRWNFGASFIFGSGSPYTPIKSIYLIGSDPVLEYGLRNSARLPAYHRLDLSASFRLNKKKEKRFSSTLVFSIYNVYNRKNVFFTYTMPEENEDSGNLELKSYKVSLFPIIPSISWNFKWRQK; this is encoded by the coding sequence ATGAAATACCCTTTAATTTTACTGTTTTTTTTGCTGCAATCGGCTTGTCTTTGGGCACAGAACTATACCATTAGCGGCCAAATTCAAGATGAAAATTCGGGCGAAGACCTAATTTCGGCCACCGTTTATGCGCCTCAGGCCAATGCGGGGGCGGTCACCAATGTTTATGGTTTTTATTCTTTGACCTTGCCTGCAGGGCAATATGAAATCAGGGTGAATTATACGGGCTATACCGAAAAACGAATTCAGCTTGATTTACAGGCGGATACGAGTATTAACTTTTCACTTTCCAATACAGAAGGGGTGACGCTGGATTCTGCTGTAGTGGTGACGGATGTTCGAGGCGATGCGAATGTAAATAATACGCAGATGGGGACGATTGATTTGCCCATGGAACAGATCAAAAAGTTGCCGGTATTGATGGGCGAGGTGGATATACTGAAGACCATCCAACTTTTACCAGGCGTTTTGGCCGCTGGAGAAGGCAATACGGGCTTTTATGTGCGTGGGGGAGGAGTGGACCAAAATCTGCTTTTGCTTGATGAGGCGGTGGTCTATAATGCAGGGCATTTGCTGGGGTTTTTCTCGGTCTTTAATGGCGATGCCATCAAGAATACGACCTTGATTAAGGGCGGAATGCCAGCGAACTATGGTGGTCGACTTTCCTCAGTTATTGATATCCAAATGAAAGATGGCAATAAACAGAAGTTTGGGGCTGAGGGAGGAATTGGTTTGGTGGCCTCTCGATTGACCTTCGAGGGCCCAATTGTGAAAAATAAAGGCTCTTTTTTGGTTTCGGGCCGCCGAACTTATCTCTTTGATTTGGCTCAGCCTTTTTTGAAGGGCAGCCCTTTTGAAGGGACCAATTACTATTTTTATGACCTGAATTTAAAGGCCAATTATCGCCTTTCGACTAGAGACCGCATTTATCTCAGTGGCTATTTTGGTCGAGATGTCCTGAAGTTGAATAATCCCGATCGGGATTTAGAATTTGGCCTCAATTGGGGAAATGCTACTTCTACCGTTCGCTGGAACCATCTTTTTGGCGATAAACTCTTTATGAATGCGAGCTTTATCTTTAATGATTACGATTTTAGCAGCAGCGGAAGACAGGACCAATTTTCTTTTTCTGTCAATTCGGGCATTCGCGATTGGGGCGGAAAGCTAAGCTTTGATTATTACCCCAATCCGAAGCATCATATCAAGTTTGGTGGCGATTATACCCATCACCAATTTACCCCCAATATTGCCGAGGCTGTTTCTGGCGAAGAGGCTTTTGATATTGCGCCACCCATCAAATACGCCCAAGAGGCAGGAATTTATATTTTGGACGATTGGAAAATCTCTAACCGCCTCTCCCTCAATGCAGGTCTGCGATTTTCTATTTTTCAACAGTTGGGCCCCTATACCTCTAGCCTAGATAGCACGGTTTATAGCCGATTCGAGCCCGTTCAAACCTTCTACGGGCCAGAACCCCGAATCAGTAGCAAATTTAGTCTTACGGAGCGCTCTTCTATCAAAGCAGGCATCAATATCGGCCGCCAATATGTGCATTTGGTGGCCAATTCGGCTACAACTTTACCCACCGATTTATGGGTGCCTTCTGGCGAGTTGGTCCAACCGCAATGGGGAATCCAATATGCCCTGGGCTATTTCCAAAACTTTAAAGAAAATACCTATGAGTTTTCGGTAGAAGCCTATTATAAAGACCTCAGACAACAACTCGATTATGCCGAAAACTATACGCCTACGGTCGATCAAGTTGTAGAAGAACAGTTTATTTCTGGCAAAGGCCAAGCCTACGGTCTAGAGCTGTTTTTGCGCAAGCAAAAAGGCGATTTTACGGGCTGGATCGCTTACACTTTGGCCCGATCTACTCGCGATTTTGAAGGCATTTTGGGCAATCAATATCCCTCTCGTTTCGATCGCCTACACGATTTGTCTATTGTGGGGAGCTATGATTATAAGCGCTGGAATTTCGGCGCAAGCTTCATTTTTGGATCCGGCAGCCCCTATACGCCCATCAAAAGCATTTACCTGATTGGCAGCGATCCCGTGCTAGAATATGGCCTGCGCAATTCGGCCCGCCTGCCCGCCTACCATCGACTCGATCTTTCAGCCTCCTTCCGCCTCAATAAAAAGAAGGAAAAACGCTTTAGTTCTACCCTCGTTTTCTCCATCTATAATGTCTACAACCGCAAAAATGTCTTTTTTACCTATACCATGCCCGAGGAAAATGAGGACTCTGGCAATTTAGAACTCAAATCCTATAAAGTTTCGCTCTTTCCCATCATTCCATCCATCAGTTGGAATTTCAAATGGAGACAAAAGTAG
- a CDS encoding DUF6794 domain-containing protein: MRLFLFLAFSLFFLPFSWGQIETATDDNPSEKRMYIRRQVGPIEKRMDSLYQQRITQREINGIYIPRDLYDCFRVLDESMEDDFKEYFMSLSDEEVDARTHGSLGLWMKHRWQLMEGSRLSEYFRKMGLPHPEYAVGVIIQTYHRRLHQKDLGVKELVQKFQKIWAQKQEEEAKALLGQ, encoded by the coding sequence ATGCGTCTATTTTTGTTTTTAGCCTTCTCACTTTTCTTCTTGCCTTTCAGTTGGGGCCAAATAGAAACTGCTACGGACGATAATCCATCAGAAAAGCGGATGTATATTCGTCGGCAGGTGGGGCCTATAGAGAAGCGAATGGATTCGCTTTATCAGCAGCGGATTACCCAAAGAGAAATCAATGGCATTTATATCCCAAGAGATCTCTATGATTGCTTTCGGGTTTTGGATGAATCTATGGAAGATGACTTTAAAGAGTATTTTATGAGTTTGTCTGATGAGGAAGTAGATGCCCGCACCCATGGAAGTTTGGGCCTTTGGATGAAACATCGTTGGCAGTTGATGGAGGGCTCTCGTTTATCAGAATATTTTAGAAAAATGGGATTACCTCATCCTGAATATGCTGTGGGGGTGATTATCCAAACCTATCATAGACGCCTGCACCAAAAGGATTTGGGCGTAAAGGAGTTGGTCCAGAAGTTTCAAAAGATTTGGGCTCAAAAACAAGAAGAAGAGGCCAAAGCCTTATTGGGGCAGTAA
- a CDS encoding rhodanese-like domain-containing protein, which produces MGFFDFLFKPQELPQDVKEAIEKGCPIVDVRTPMEYGMGHIEGSINMPLGNLSDFHSQLKELPTPIITCCRSGNRSGQAANQLNAWGIKAVNGGAWTSLNKHL; this is translated from the coding sequence ATGGGATTTTTCGATTTTTTGTTCAAGCCACAAGAGCTCCCGCAAGATGTAAAAGAGGCAATTGAGAAAGGCTGCCCTATTGTAGATGTTCGTACCCCTATGGAATACGGCATGGGGCATATCGAAGGAAGTATCAATATGCCATTAGGCAATTTGAGCGACTTTCATAGCCAACTCAAAGAATTACCAACTCCTATTATTACTTGTTGTCGCTCGGGCAACCGCTCGGGCCAAGCCGCCAACCAACTCAATGCCTGGGGCATCAAAGCTGTTAATGGTGGAGCTTGGACAAGTTTGAACAAACACCTTTAA
- a CDS encoding rhodanese-like domain-containing protein codes for MKYLSLFAAALLFLSCNAQEAKKVQEPSKTAVTEGQVATAQPITKNIAVADFKAALESAGPNLQLVDVRTPGEWAEGTLQNAQKINWNDAAFDQNIQALDKTQAVYVYCRSGARSSRAMARMQSLGFTEVYNLNGGIMAWQNAGYEVVK; via the coding sequence ATGAAGTATTTATCTCTTTTTGCCGCTGCACTACTCTTTCTTTCTTGCAATGCTCAAGAAGCCAAAAAAGTACAAGAACCCTCAAAAACAGCAGTTACTGAAGGCCAAGTTGCTACTGCTCAGCCCATCACTAAAAATATTGCTGTGGCCGACTTCAAAGCAGCCCTAGAATCCGCTGGACCAAATCTACAACTCGTAGACGTACGCACTCCAGGAGAATGGGCCGAGGGTACCCTCCAAAATGCCCAAAAAATCAATTGGAATGATGCGGCCTTTGACCAAAATATTCAAGCCCTAGATAAGACGCAAGCCGTTTATGTCTATTGCCGATCCGGCGCCCGCTCTAGCCGTGCTATGGCCCGTATGCAAAGCCTAGGGTTTACAGAAGTCTATAACCTCAATGGGGGAATTATGGCTTGGCAAAATGCAGGTTATGAAGTGGTCAAATAA
- the trxA gene encoding thioredoxin — protein MSKFQEIINGDTPVIVDFYAVWCGPCKMMPPILKELKDKVGDAVRILKIDVDKNQKLSAQYGIRSIPTLMLFKNGQAVWQQAGVASADQLQKVIEAHS, from the coding sequence ATGAGCAAATTCCAAGAAATTATCAATGGTGACACTCCCGTAATCGTAGACTTTTACGCTGTTTGGTGTGGCCCCTGCAAAATGATGCCCCCAATCCTCAAAGAACTTAAGGATAAGGTGGGCGATGCCGTACGCATTCTCAAAATTGATGTGGATAAAAACCAAAAACTATCTGCTCAATACGGCATCCGATCTATCCCTACACTGATGCTCTTTAAAAATGGACAGGCTGTCTGGCAACAAGCTGGAGTAGCATCTGCAGATCAACTACAAAAAGTAATTGAGGCCCACAGCTAA
- a CDS encoding NAD(P)/FAD-dependent oxidoreductase — MKHYQVLVIGGGTAGIMVSSQLKKENTSLSIGLVEPAKTHYYQPAWTLVGANTYNYEDTARPMSSLIPKGVDWIQDYATGFDPENNKLHCKEGDYTYDYLVVAPGIKIDPSLVEGLPEALDKGVVCSNYTNPKHTWEVLKNFKGGTALFTQPTTPIKCGGAPQKIMYLAADHFKKAGLKDKTNVVFAAPGTKIFGVKPIAETLMKVVDRNDIHLRFGHQLVKVDGPNQIAWFKLADHQSLYNEKAAVKIEEKDGLVGIHYDMLHLAPPQTAPDFVKNSVLASEAGWVEVNIETMQHLKFPNIFSLGDVAQLPTAKTGAAIRKQAPIVVESILRLLKGQEISPKRYNGYSSCPLVTGYGKMALAEFDYQNNFIPDPKLKQMLVFNSAKEHWRLWILKKYMLPYLYWNYMMKGKDV, encoded by the coding sequence ATGAAGCATTATCAAGTACTCGTCATCGGGGGAGGAACGGCCGGTATTATGGTGTCCTCCCAACTGAAAAAAGAAAACACTAGCCTCTCTATTGGCCTTGTAGAACCTGCTAAAACACATTATTATCAGCCTGCATGGACGCTAGTCGGAGCCAATACTTATAATTATGAAGATACCGCTCGGCCTATGTCGAGCCTAATCCCAAAGGGCGTAGATTGGATTCAGGATTATGCCACAGGCTTTGATCCAGAAAACAATAAACTACATTGTAAAGAAGGGGATTATACCTACGACTATTTGGTGGTTGCCCCAGGAATCAAAATCGATCCCTCTCTAGTTGAAGGTTTGCCCGAAGCCCTAGATAAAGGCGTGGTTTGTAGCAACTACACTAACCCCAAACATACTTGGGAGGTCCTCAAAAATTTTAAAGGCGGTACAGCACTTTTTACACAGCCAACCACTCCGATTAAATGCGGCGGTGCACCCCAGAAAATTATGTACTTGGCCGCTGACCACTTTAAAAAGGCTGGCCTTAAGGATAAAACAAATGTTGTCTTTGCCGCTCCAGGAACAAAAATTTTTGGCGTAAAACCTATTGCCGAAACCTTGATGAAGGTAGTGGACCGCAACGATATTCACCTTCGTTTTGGCCACCAATTGGTCAAAGTAGATGGCCCCAACCAAATCGCTTGGTTCAAACTAGCCGATCACCAAAGCCTCTACAACGAAAAGGCTGCAGTGAAAATCGAAGAAAAGGATGGCCTTGTTGGCATTCATTACGATATGCTGCATTTGGCCCCTCCACAAACAGCACCCGATTTTGTCAAAAATTCAGTTTTGGCTTCTGAAGCAGGCTGGGTAGAGGTCAATATCGAAACCATGCAACATCTCAAGTTTCCCAATATTTTTAGCTTAGGCGATGTGGCCCAACTGCCCACTGCAAAAACTGGAGCCGCCATTCGCAAACAAGCCCCCATCGTAGTAGAAAGCATTCTCCGCCTACTAAAAGGCCAAGAGATTAGCCCAAAACGCTACAATGGTTACTCTTCTTGTCCACTAGTTACTGGCTATGGTAAAATGGCCCTAGCCGAATTTGATTATCAAAATAACTTTATTCCAGATCCCAAATTGAAGCAAATGTTGGTCTTCAATTCCGCTAAGGAACATTGGCGACTCTGGATTCTCAAAAAATATATGTTGCCCTATTTGTACTGGAACTACATGATGAAGGGCAAAGATGTCTAG
- the blaOXA gene encoding class D beta-lactamase yields the protein MSKYFPLAILMLVLSCTNSYPKKQTEIAVPKEEIKAEFHRILDSANVRGAILIYDLQANTYYSNEYDWAKTERLPASTFKIPHSIIGLETALLEDDSAMFYWDKKPRTFASWEQDLSLKNAFHYSCVPCYQELARKIGLKRMKEQLAKLNFGQMQVDSSNLDLFWLEGNSKISQFEQIDFLKRFYQDQLPITARTKEIMSRMMIITQQEGETLRGKTGWAMRNGDNNGWFVGYLENKDKTYFFATNIVPKEGLEKDKFTAARKETTLKAIDLLRR from the coding sequence ATGAGTAAATATTTTCCTCTTGCCATCCTGATGTTAGTCCTTTCCTGCACAAACTCCTATCCCAAAAAACAGACTGAAATAGCAGTGCCTAAAGAAGAAATTAAAGCAGAATTTCACAGAATTCTTGATTCTGCAAATGTTCGAGGCGCTATCTTAATCTATGACCTTCAGGCAAATACTTACTACTCCAATGAGTATGACTGGGCCAAAACAGAACGTTTACCCGCCTCTACCTTCAAAATACCTCACTCCATCATAGGACTAGAAACTGCCCTGCTCGAAGATGATAGTGCAATGTTCTATTGGGACAAAAAACCAAGAACCTTTGCCAGCTGGGAGCAGGATCTCAGCCTGAAAAATGCCTTTCACTATTCTTGTGTCCCTTGTTATCAAGAATTAGCCAGAAAAATTGGCCTGAAAAGAATGAAGGAACAACTCGCCAAACTGAATTTTGGCCAGATGCAAGTAGATTCATCAAATCTTGATCTATTTTGGCTTGAAGGCAATTCCAAAATTAGCCAATTTGAGCAAATCGACTTTTTGAAAAGGTTTTACCAAGACCAACTACCCATTACTGCCCGCACAAAAGAAATTATGAGCCGAATGATGATTATTACCCAACAAGAAGGCGAAACACTAAGGGGCAAAACAGGCTGGGCAATGCGCAATGGAGACAATAATGGCTGGTTCGTCGGCTACCTAGAAAACAAAGACAAAACCTACTTTTTTGCCACGAATATAGTCCCAAAAGAGGGCCTAGAAAAAGATAAATTCACAGCCGCCAGAAAAGAAACAACTTTAAAAGCTATTGATTTATTAAGACGGTAA
- the prmA gene encoding 50S ribosomal protein L11 methyltransferase — MQTYLSFSFSVAEEDQQEQLIALLADFPFEGFQQEEEALTAFLPQSALDEKLQSFLDQLAPKWPQAQITEIAPTNWNAQWESDYQAVEVDDFCLIRANFHAPAPAHIEHEIVITPKMSFGTGHHATTYMVLQAMRPLDLKGKKVMDFGCGTAVLAIMAAYLGAKDIFAFDFDPWAYENSLENVANNCPQAPLRLAQGGSELLVGESDYDLILANINRNVILSSMSDMVAALKPGGQLICSGFLEEDIPLIIEKGQGLRLLEQKAREKWRCLIFEKG; from the coding sequence ATGCAAACTTACCTTTCTTTTTCCTTTTCAGTTGCCGAAGAAGACCAACAAGAGCAGTTAATCGCTCTTTTGGCCGATTTCCCCTTTGAGGGTTTTCAGCAAGAGGAGGAGGCCCTAACGGCCTTTTTGCCTCAATCTGCTCTAGACGAAAAGCTGCAAAGCTTTTTGGACCAATTGGCGCCCAAATGGCCCCAAGCCCAAATTACTGAAATTGCGCCCACCAACTGGAACGCTCAATGGGAGTCAGACTACCAAGCCGTTGAAGTAGATGACTTTTGCCTCATTCGGGCCAATTTTCACGCTCCCGCTCCAGCGCATATTGAGCACGAAATTGTCATTACGCCCAAAATGTCTTTTGGTACAGGCCATCATGCTACTACCTATATGGTCTTGCAAGCCATGCGTCCCTTGGACCTAAAGGGCAAAAAGGTGATGGATTTTGGCTGTGGTACAGCCGTTTTGGCCATCATGGCGGCTTATTTGGGCGCCAAAGATATTTTTGCCTTCGATTTTGATCCTTGGGCCTATGAAAACTCGCTAGAAAACGTGGCGAACAACTGTCCCCAAGCTCCTCTTCGTTTGGCTCAGGGCGGTAGCGAGCTGCTTGTTGGCGAAAGCGATTATGATTTGATTTTGGCCAATATCAATCGCAATGTAATTTTATCTTCTATGTCGGATATGGTAGCGGCCCTAAAGCCAGGTGGACAGCTCATCTGCTCTGGCTTTTTAGAAGAGGATATTCCACTTATTATTGAAAAGGGCCAAGGGCTCCGCTTATTGGAGCAAAAAGCTCGAGAAAAATGGCGTTGCCTCATTTTTGAGAAAGGCTAA